The Vicinamibacterales bacterium DNA segment CTCGGCGTCCCTCGCCACCTGGACGTCCCAGACCGCGTCCCAGCTCGAGTCGTCCTGGCCGTCGTTGAAGTAGTACCGGTCGGCCTTGACGCCCACCGGGTTCACGGCGAACTCGTACGCCGTGCGCCGGTCGTGGAACGAGTCCACCACCACCTTCACCCAGTCGGAGGGCGACGACTCGTCACGGCGCGTCAACAGGCCCACGATGCCGGTCGGATTGCGATCGAACGCCCGGATGGCCACATACAGCGCGCCGTCGTCGTAGGCCAGGCGCGCTTCGGTTCGTTCGGAGGGCTCGGCCCCCTCGGCCGGCTCGCGTTGCACGAACTCGCCGATCACGGGGGCGCTCGTCCAGACGGGCTCGTCGAAGCGTCCGTCGATCACGATGGGGCCGCCGGAGGACACGGCCTGCGCCTCGGCGGCGGCCCGGGTGGCGCCGAGGGTGGGGACGGCCGCGACGGCGGACAGGGCCGCCACGAGGACGACGGTTGGGACGGACGGCTTCGGGGCGGTGGCGGACGGCATGCGAACGGATCTGTAGACGTTATCGGCGCCACGAAGGTTGGGCACTGCGGCAACTCGCGGGCGCCGGGCCCCGTCAAACCGTTGTCATGTTCGCGGACCTGCGCACGGCCGTTCGTAGCCTCCTCCGGACCCCCTCGTTCACGGCTGCGGCCGGCCTGCTCCTCGCACTGGGGGTCGGGTGCACGATTGCCGTCTTCAGCGTCGTGGACGGCGTGCTGTTGAAAGCGCTGCCGTACCCGGACCCGGACCGCATCGTCACGGTCTGGGAGGCCACGGCCCGCTCCCGCACCGTCGGCGTCTCGGCCCCGAACTTCCGCGACTGGCGGGAGGCCGCCTCGTCGTTCTCGGCGCTCGCGGCCTGGAGCGGCGGACGGACGACCGTGATCGGCGGCCAGGAGCCGGTGGTCACCGGCGTCTACGCCGTCACGCGCCAGTTCTTCACGGTGTTCCGGGCCGAGCCCACGTTGGGACGCCCGTTCACCCCGGAAGAGTCGGCGCTGCACGGCCCGCCCGCCGTGGTCGTCAGTCACGGGTTCTGGACGCGCGTGCTCGGCGGCCGGACGGACCTGGGGGCGCTCAGCCTCGAGGTGGATGGCCAGCGCGCCCCGGTCGTGGGCGTCATGCCCGAGGGCTTCGCCTACCCCGCCGGGGCGGATGTCTGGTTCCCCCTCGAGTCGCAGGCGGACACCTCGTCCAGGACGGCCCACAACTACCGGGTGGTGGCGCGGCTCGGTCCGGGCGCCACCGTGGCCAGCGCCCAGGCGGAGATGACCACCATCGCGCAGCGGATCGAAGCGACCTACGGCGCCGAGAACGACGGGACCGACGCCAGCGTCATCCCGCTCCTCGAGTACTCGGTGCGCGGCGCGCGGCAGGTGCTCCTCGTGCTCCTGGCGGGCGTCGGCGTCGTGCTCCTGGCGACGTGCGCGAACGTGGCGAACATGGTCATCGCCCGGGGGGCCGACCGGGTGCGCGAGTTCAGCATGCGCGTGGCGCTCGGCGCCAGGCGCACGCACCTGGTGCGGATGCTGCTCGTGGAGAACCTGGTCCTGGCCGCCGGTGCCGTGGTCGTCGGGCTGGCCGGGGCCACCGCGCTCGTGCGCGTGCTCGTCCGGCTCGCGCCAGCGTCGATTCCGCGGCTGGCGGAGGTCGGCATGGACTGGCGCAGCGCGGGATTCGCCGCGGCCCTGGCGCTCGTGACGCCCGTCGTCTTCGGCCTGCTCCCGGCCCTCCACCTGTCGAGGCGCTCCACGGCCGAAACGCTCGCCGCGGGCGGCAGGACGGGCACCGCGGCCCGCGGCGGCGCGGCGCGCCAGGGACTGGTGGCGCTCGAGATCGCCGTGGCCCTGCTGCTGGTGGTGTCGGCGGCGCTCCTCGGCCGGAGCCTCCTGTCGCTGCTGACGGTCGATCCGGGCTTCGTCGCCGAGGGCGTCCTCACGGTGGAGACGACCGTGCCGGGCGGACACGCCGACGGTCCCGACGGCGCGTCACGGCTGTACGAGGCGTGGCTCGCACGCGCGGCGGCCGTTCCCGGGGTGGCGCGGGTGGGACTCGTCAACGCGCCGCCGATGAGCGGGCTCGACGCGAACGGCGGCTTCATGCTGGACGGCCAGAACTGGGACGACGTGAAGGACGACTGGGTCGCGCAGTCCGCGCTGTACCGCGTGGCCAGCGACGGCTACTTCGACGCCATCGGTGCGCGGCTCCTGCGAGGTCGGCGCTTCGACGCGCGCGACGTCGCCGGCGCCGAACCGGCGGCCATCGTGAACGACGCGCTCGTGCGCAAGCACTTCGCCGGCAGGGACCCGATCGGCCAGCGCCTGCGCTTCGCGGGAATGGACGAGGTCAACCCGTGGCTGACGATCGTGGGCGTGGTGGACGACATGCGCGTCCGCGACCTCGCGGACGAGGCGCAACCCGAGGTCTTCGTGGACTACCGCCAGTTGCCGATGCGCACGCGCTACGGGCTGACGACGGCGGTCCGTCTGCAGCCCGGCGTCGAGCCCGAGGGCGTGGTCGCCGCGCTGCGCGAGACGTGGCGCGCGCTCGATCCCACCGTGCCGGTGGAGATGTCGCGGCTGAGCGCCAACGTGGCCCGCTCCACCGCCAGCCGCCGCTTCGCGCTCACCATCGTGGCGGCGTTCGGCGTGATGGCCCTGGTGCTCGCGGCCCTCGGCGTCTACGGCATCCTGAGCTACGCCGTGGCCAGGCGCGGACGCGAGATCGGCATCCGGATGGCCCTGGGCGCCTCACCCGGCAACGTCCGGACGCTGATGGCCGCCAGCATCGGCCCCGCCGTGGCCGCCGGACTCGCCGCGGGCGTCCTCGCCGCGCTGGGCGCCACCCGGCTCCTGCAGTCGATGCTGTTCGGCGTCTCGCCCGCGGACCCGGCCACGTTCGCGGCGGCCGTCGCGGTCCTGGGCGTGGTGGCCGCCCTGGCCGCGTGGCGGCCGGCCGCCCGGGCCGCCCGGATCGATCCCGCGCTGGTCATGCGGGAGGAGTAGGGGCGCCTGGCCCCGGGCCGAACCTAGAGACCCAGCCAGGCCGCGACGCGCGCCTTCTGCTCGGCCGTCTGATCCGGCCGCACCTGCAGCCGCCAGGGCCGGCCGGGCTCTGGCGCGAGCGTGACGTCGAGCGTCGTCAGGCGGTCCCGGCGCGCGACCAGCAGGCGGATCCGGTCGCCGGGCTTGTACTGATCCATCCGGGCCGTCAGGCCGTCGGCCCTGACGCGCACGTCGTCGATGGCCAGGATCTCGTCGTCCACGTTCAGGCCGGCGTCGTACGCCGGCGTGTCGCGGCGGACCACCGTGACCACGAGCCGGCCGCCGTCGGACCTGGTGGACGCGCCCATCGTGGCGCGGGCGTTCGTGAGGTCCACGGGCGCGAAGCGCAGCCCGTAGAAGTCCAGGGCCTCGCTGAAATCGAGTTCCTTCGTGCTGTCGGCCACGTCGGCGAACCAGCGCGTCAGGTCCTGCCCCGCCGTCTCGCCCATCGTGGACTGGAACTGATCGAGCGTGTAGCCCTTCGGGCCCGAGTAGCGGTCGTAGGCCAGGCGCATGGCCGTGTCGAGCGTCTTGGCGCCGGACGTGGCCTTCCTGATCTTGGCGTCGAGCAGGAACGCGATCGTCGCGCCCTTGTCGTAGTAGTCGATGCTCGTGTTCGTGCTGTTCTCGTCGGGCCGGTACTGCTTGATCCACGTGTCGAACGACGCCATGTCCACCGACTGCACCGCCCGGCCCCCGCGCATCTGCACCCGCTCGATCGAGCCCGAGAGCTCGTCGAGGTATTCCTGCAGCGTGGAGAGACCCGCGCGGCGGACCAGGATCGCGCCGTAGTAGTCGGTGAAGCCCTCGCCCACCCACAGGCCCTTCGTGTAGTTCTCGTGCTCGTAGTCGAAGGGCCCGAGTTCCACCGGCCGCAGCCGCTTGATGTTCCAGTTGTGGAAGTACTCGTGGCCGGCCAGGTGGAGCCAGCCGACGTACGAGCGGCGTGTCCTGGTGGCGTAGCGGCTCGACATCGTGAGGAACGCGTTCTTGTGCTCCAGGCCGCCGCCGGCCTCGGTGACCATGTTCAGGAAGTAGTAGTGGGGATAGTCGAGGCGCCCCATCACGGCCTTCCCGGCCTCCACGATCTTCCGGAGGTCGCCCGCCGCGCGGTCCGCGTCGAACAGCGACGGATCGCCCTCGAGCACCAGGTGGTGCGCCTTGCCGTCCACCTCGAAGGTCTTGATCATGGGGGTGCCGGCGATGATCGGGCTGTCCACCAGCGTGTCGAAGTTCTCGGCCTGGTAGGTGTGGGGCCGGCCGGCGACGGGCATGAGCGGCGTCGCTTCCGCCCGCCAGCCCGACGCCAGTTCCAGCGTGACCACGTGCGGGCGCGCCAGGCCGTCGGGCAGGGTGATGAACGTCGGCGCGCCGTTCAACATGGCGAAGCCGGCCTCGATCCAGTTGTTCCTGACCGTCATCTCGCGCCCGTAGACCCGGTAGCGGACGGTGATGGCCGGCGCCCCGCCCGTCGTCACCCGCCACCGGTTCTTCACCGGCTTCACGACGGCCAGCGGCCGCCCGCCGTCACCGGTCGCAGTCAGCGCCTCCACGTGGCGCTCGTACTCGCGGACCAGGTAGGACCCCGGCGTCCAGACCGCCATCATCAGGTCCAGCTCCGGCTTCCGGTCGGTCGGATAGACGGCCTCCACCTCGACGTAATGCGTGGAAGGCGCGGGGAAGCGGAGCGTGTAACGGATGGGCTCCGGGCTCTGGGCGGCGGGGGTGTCGGCCATGGGCGAGACGATCGCGATCGCCAGAAACAGCGCAAGCGCGGTGTGCGGGGAACGCAGCATGGCGCTATTGTAAGGGCGAGTTCGGGCGCCCGGCGGCGGCGGCAGGCGGCCCCAGGCGCCGCGCTCGCTCGCCTCGATGCGCCCGCTGAACCACAAGACCCTCGGCCTGGCCTACGCCGCGACGTCGGGGGTGTTCCTGCTCGTGGGCTTCCTGCTGATGCTGCTCTTCCGGTGGCAGCTCGCGTGGCCCGGGCAGCCGATCCCGATTGCCACCGCGATCTTCGGCGAGACCAACGCCCCTGGCGGCATCCTGCTCCCCGAGTTCTACTACCAGCTCGTGGCCATGCACGGCTCGGTGATGATCTTCCTCGCCGTGGTCCCGATGGCCGTCGGCGCGCTGGGCTCCTACCTGGTGCCGCTGCAGATCGGCGCGTCCGGCCTGGCCACGCCCCGCCTCAGCACGCTCGGCTACGTCGTCTACGTGGTGGCCGGCGTGATGATGGCGGCCAGCTTCGCGCTGCCGGGCGGCGCGGCCAACTCGGGCTGGACGTCGTATCCGCCGCTGGCCGTCATCGCCTCGTCCGGCCAGACCATCTGGCTGATTGGGGTCTTCCTCCTGGGCGTGTCGTCGATGCTCGGCGCGATCTCGATCGTGTCCACCGTGGTGGCCTACCGCGCGCCCGGGCTGACGCTGATGCGCCTGCCCTTCTTCGTGTGGTCGCAGGCCGTGACCGCGCTGCTGCTGCTCCTGGCGTTCCCGGCGCTCCAGGCGGCGGCCCTCTACCAGCTGATGGACCGCGTGGCCGGATCGAGCGTCTTCCTGCCGACGGGCCTGGCCGTGAACAACACGCCGCTGCCCGTGTCGGGCGGGGGAAACCCGCTGCTCTGGCAGCACCTGTTCTGGTTCCTGGCGCACCCGGAGGTGTACGTGCTCGTGCTGCCGGCGATGGGCGTCGTGGCGGAAGTGATCACGTCGCACGCGCGGCGCACCCTGTGGCGCTACGGCCTGATGGTGGGCGCCGTGGTGGCGCTGGGGGCGTGGTCGATGGTGGTCTGGGCGCACCACATGTTCCTGACGGGCATGAGCACCACGCTCAGCAGCTTCTTCCAGGTGACCACCATCGCGGTGTCGATTCCGTCGGTGATCCTCATCACCTGCCTGGTCGTCACGTTGTGGGGCGGGGCCATCCGCTACACGACCGCCATGTGCTTCGCCCTGGCCTTCCTGCCGATGTTCGGACTGGGCGGCGTGACCGGCCTGCCGCTGGGCCTGGGCCCGAGCAACGTGATCCTCCACGACACCTACTACGTCGTGGGCCACTTCCATTACCTGGTCGCGCCGGGCACGATGTTCGCGCTCTTCGCCGCCGCCTACCACTGGTTCCCGAAGGTCACGGGCCGGCGCCTGAACGAGGCGCTGGGCCTGGTGCACTTCGTCGGATCGTTCGTGGGGATGAACGCGATCTTCCTGCCCATGTTCCTCATGGGGCTGATGGGCGTGAACCGGCGGCTCTACGACGCGGGCCTGCAGTACGAGCTGGCCGAGCCCACGCTGGCCTGGAATCCCCACATGACGTGGAGCGCGGTGGCGCTGGGGCTGTTCCAGCTGATTTTCCTGGGAAATGTGCTATGGTCGGCGCGGCGCGGTGCGCCGGCGGAGAACCCCTGGCGGGCGACGACGCTGGAATGGACCACGACGTCGCCGCCGCCGTCCGGGAACTTCGCGGTCGTCCCTGAGGTCACGGGGCCGCCGTATCGGTACGGAGAGGAACGCGCATGACGGCGATCGCACTGGACGATCGAGAGGGCCGCGCGGCCCTCACGGCGATGTGGCTCTTCATCGGGTCGATCGTCATGTTCTACGGGGCGCTCTTCTCCGGCTACGTGCTCCTGCGCATCGGCAGCGTCTCCTGGGACGCCCCCTGGCTCACGAGCCCGGCGGCCGACTGGCCCTACTCGGTGGATCACTGGTTCCGCACGATGTGGCTCGGCTTCGCCGTGATGCAGGCCCGGCGGCTCTCGGGCGCCGGCGTGCCCCTGGGCGGCATGTCGCGCTTCTCCTGGCTCGTGGTGCTCGCGGGGACGGCGTTCGTCTGGCGGTGCTGGTACATCGGGAGCTGGTTCGCCAGCATCGGCTACGCCCCGTCCACGAGCGTGCCCCTGGCCTGCTGGTACGTGCTGAACGGCACGATTGCGGCCCTGGTGGCCGGCGGCACGGCAGCCGCCATCTGGATCGCCGTGGATCCGGTGCCGGCCGAGCAGCGCGCCCGGCGCGGCGCCATGCTGCAGCGCTACTGGGTGCTGATGCTCGTGCTGTGGGTCACCACGGTGGCCGGGCTGTACCTGGGGTGAGCCTCCCGATGGTGGCGTGCGTGGTGTGCGCGCGTCCGCTGGACGCGCTCCTCACCAGCGGCCTCCAGGCGGGCGTCGCCGTACTGGCGCTGGTGGCCGTCGTCGTGGTGGCCGGGCTCGTCCGCGGCGCCGTCGCCGTCGTTCGCCACGATCGACTGCAGCAGGCGGGCGCGGCGTCACGCGCCTCCGTGGAGACGCCCTGATGGGCGCGTGGCTGGCGCGGTTCCTGCCGGCGGCGGCGTCGGCGCACGCGGCCGAGTTCGACGGCGTCCTGTCGGCCGCCCACGTGGAAGCCGCGCTGGTCTTCGCCGGCTGGCTGGTCATCTTCGCCTTCATCCTCGTGCGGTTCCGCGCGCGAGACGACGCCGCCCCGGTCCGCCCCGCGGCGGGCGGCTGGCCCATGGCCATCATGGCGGCCGTCGTCCTCGGGGACGTGTGGCTCCTGGCGGGCGAGGCCCTGCCGGCGTGGATCCACCGGGCCGCGCCGCCTCCCGAGGGCGCCGTGGAAGTCCGCGTCGTGGGCGAGCAGTTCGCGTGGAACGTGCACTACCCGGGCCTCGACGGCCGCTTCGGCCGGACCGAGCCGCGCCTCATCACGCCGGCCGATCCCCTGGGCATCGACAGGACCGACCCGGACGGCAAGGACGACTTCGTCATCATCGGGCTCCTGGCCGTGCCCGTGAACCGGCCGATCGTCGTGCACCTGTCGAGCAAGGACGTCATCCACAGCTTCACGCTGGCGACGATGCGCGTGAAACAGGACATCGCGCCCGGCCTGCCCACCACGACCTGGTTCACGCCGGTGACGACCGGGACGTGGGAACTCGGCTGCTCGCAGCTCTGCGGCCTGGGGCACTACCGCATGCGCGGCGTCTTCGAAGTGCAGACCGCCGAGGACTGGCGGGCGTTCGTCGAGGACGAAGTCGCCCGCGCCATGGAACCCTGACCTCGACCAGGTCGGGAAAGGAGCCGACGATGAAGCTCGCCCTCGCGATCGCCGCCGCCGTGGCTGCCGCGGCCTGCACGGCGCCCGCGCCGCCCGCCGCCCCCGCCGAGGCCAAGGCCGCGCTGCCGGCCGGCACGCTGGTGGACCTGTCGCACACCTACGACAAGTCCACCATCTTCTGGCCCACGGCCGATCCGTTCCGGCTGGACGTGGTCGCCGACGGCGTCACGCCCGGCGGCTACTACTACGCCGCCAACAACTTCTTCTCCTCCGAGCACGGGGGCACGCACCTGGACGCGCCCGTCCACTTCTCGGAGGGCGCGCAGTCGGTGGACCAGATTCCGCTCGACCGGCTGGTCGGCGAGGCGTACGTCGTGGACGTGACCGCCGCGGCGGAGAAGGACGCGGACTACCAGGTGACGGTGGAGGATCTGGCGCGGGTCGAGCGCGAGCAGGGCCCGATCCCGGCCGACGCGATCCTGCTGTTGCGCACGGGCTTCTCGCGCCGCTGGCCTGACGCGGTGGGCTATCTGGGGACGGCCGCGCGCGGGGAGGAGGGCGCCCGGCAACTGCACTTCCCGGGGCTGCATCCGGACGCCGCCCGGTGGATCGCCGACAACCGGCCCATCCGCGCGCTCGGCATCGACACGGCGAGCATCGACTACGGCCCGTCCACCGCCTTCGAGACGCACCGCGCCCTGTATGCGAAGAACATCCCCGGGCTGGAGAACCTGACAGCGCTCGAACGGCTGCCGCTGCGCGGCGCCGTGGTCATCGCCCTGCCAATGAAGATCGGCGGGGGCAGCGGCGCGCCCGTGCGCGCCATGGCCATCGTGCCCTGACGCGGCAGCGGGAGCGTCGCGGCGCCGCTACTGCTTGGCGTCGATCTTGATGGCCTTGATGGCGTCTTCGGTGCCGGCCAGCTCGGCCGAGCCGGCCTTGTAGCCGTTGAGGTTCAGGAAGTAGGCGATGATGTCCGCGTATTCCTGCGGGCTCATGCTCCCCGGCGCGTCCATGGGCATGGACATGACCGCCGTGTGGAGCTCGGTCATCGGCTTGTCGCTCCAGGCGTTCATGAAGTCCGGCCCCTTGAACTTGCTGAGCTCGTGGCAGCTCGCGCACGAGCTGTCGTACAGGTCGCGCCCGCGGGTGGCCTGCGCCTCGGTGTAGACGCCTTCGCTGGCGTTCTTCATCTGCGCGGCGCGGGCGTCGAGCACGGCGATCCAGGACGCCGCGGCGAGGGCGGCGGCGGAGAGAAAC contains these protein-coding regions:
- a CDS encoding ABC transporter permease — encoded protein: MFADLRTAVRSLLRTPSFTAAAGLLLALGVGCTIAVFSVVDGVLLKALPYPDPDRIVTVWEATARSRTVGVSAPNFRDWREAASSFSALAAWSGGRTTVIGGQEPVVTGVYAVTRQFFTVFRAEPTLGRPFTPEESALHGPPAVVVSHGFWTRVLGGRTDLGALSLEVDGQRAPVVGVMPEGFAYPAGADVWFPLESQADTSSRTAHNYRVVARLGPGATVASAQAEMTTIAQRIEATYGAENDGTDASVIPLLEYSVRGARQVLLVLLAGVGVVLLATCANVANMVIARGADRVREFSMRVALGARRTHLVRMLLVENLVLAAGAVVVGLAGATALVRVLVRLAPASIPRLAEVGMDWRSAGFAAALALVTPVVFGLLPALHLSRRSTAETLAAGGRTGTAARGGAARQGLVALEIAVALLLVVSAALLGRSLLSLLTVDPGFVAEGVLTVETTVPGGHADGPDGASRLYEAWLARAAAVPGVARVGLVNAPPMSGLDANGGFMLDGQNWDDVKDDWVAQSALYRVASDGYFDAIGARLLRGRRFDARDVAGAEPAAIVNDALVRKHFAGRDPIGQRLRFAGMDEVNPWLTIVGVVDDMRVRDLADEAQPEVFVDYRQLPMRTRYGLTTAVRLQPGVEPEGVVAALRETWRALDPTVPVEMSRLSANVARSTASRRFALTIVAAFGVMALVLAALGVYGILSYAVARRGREIGIRMALGASPGNVRTLMAASIGPAVAAGLAAGVLAALGATRLLQSMLFGVSPADPATFAAAVAVLGVVAALAAWRPAARAARIDPALVMREE
- a CDS encoding PDZ domain-containing protein is translated as MLRSPHTALALFLAIAIVSPMADTPAAQSPEPIRYTLRFPAPSTHYVEVEAVYPTDRKPELDLMMAVWTPGSYLVREYERHVEALTATGDGGRPLAVVKPVKNRWRVTTGGAPAITVRYRVYGREMTVRNNWIEAGFAMLNGAPTFITLPDGLARPHVVTLELASGWRAEATPLMPVAGRPHTYQAENFDTLVDSPIIAGTPMIKTFEVDGKAHHLVLEGDPSLFDADRAAGDLRKIVEAGKAVMGRLDYPHYYFLNMVTEAGGGLEHKNAFLTMSSRYATRTRRSYVGWLHLAGHEYFHNWNIKRLRPVELGPFDYEHENYTKGLWVGEGFTDYYGAILVRRAGLSTLQEYLDELSGSIERVQMRGGRAVQSVDMASFDTWIKQYRPDENSTNTSIDYYDKGATIAFLLDAKIRKATSGAKTLDTAMRLAYDRYSGPKGYTLDQFQSTMGETAGQDLTRWFADVADSTKELDFSEALDFYGLRFAPVDLTNARATMGASTRSDGGRLVVTVVRRDTPAYDAGLNVDDEILAIDDVRVRADGLTARMDQYKPGDRIRLLVARRDRLTTLDVTLAPEPGRPWRLQVRPDQTAEQKARVAAWLGL
- a CDS encoding cbb3-type cytochrome c oxidase subunit I, whose product is MRPLNHKTLGLAYAATSGVFLLVGFLLMLLFRWQLAWPGQPIPIATAIFGETNAPGGILLPEFYYQLVAMHGSVMIFLAVVPMAVGALGSYLVPLQIGASGLATPRLSTLGYVVYVVAGVMMAASFALPGGAANSGWTSYPPLAVIASSGQTIWLIGVFLLGVSSMLGAISIVSTVVAYRAPGLTLMRLPFFVWSQAVTALLLLLAFPALQAAALYQLMDRVAGSSVFLPTGLAVNNTPLPVSGGGNPLLWQHLFWFLAHPEVYVLVLPAMGVVAEVITSHARRTLWRYGLMVGAVVALGAWSMVVWAHHMFLTGMSTTLSSFFQVTTIAVSIPSVILITCLVVTLWGGAIRYTTAMCFALAFLPMFGLGGVTGLPLGLGPSNVILHDTYYVVGHFHYLVAPGTMFALFAAAYHWFPKVTGRRLNEALGLVHFVGSFVGMNAIFLPMFLMGLMGVNRRLYDAGLQYELAEPTLAWNPHMTWSAVALGLFQLIFLGNVLWSARRGAPAENPWRATTLEWTTTSPPPSGNFAVVPEVTGPPYRYGEERA
- a CDS encoding cyclase family protein — translated: MKLALAIAAAVAAAACTAPAPPAAPAEAKAALPAGTLVDLSHTYDKSTIFWPTADPFRLDVVADGVTPGGYYYAANNFFSSEHGGTHLDAPVHFSEGAQSVDQIPLDRLVGEAYVVDVTAAAEKDADYQVTVEDLARVEREQGPIPADAILLLRTGFSRRWPDAVGYLGTAARGEEGARQLHFPGLHPDAARWIADNRPIRALGIDTASIDYGPSTAFETHRALYAKNIPGLENLTALERLPLRGAVVIALPMKIGGGSGAPVRAMAIVP
- a CDS encoding cytochrome c, translating into MTTRPASLMFLSAAALAAASWIAVLDARAAQMKNASEGVYTEAQATRGRDLYDSSCASCHELSKFKGPDFMNAWSDKPMTELHTAVMSMPMDAPGSMSPQEYADIIAYFLNLNGYKAGSAELAGTEDAIKAIKIDAKQ